In a genomic window of Vicinamibacterales bacterium:
- a CDS encoding polysaccharide biosynthesis C-terminal domain-containing protein, translated as MIRGTTLLLAARIVSAISTLALLALVARRFDSATLGALSIGLTLGAIAISAVELGSGGFLVREGARDPEALPSRLGAVIAIRAASVTATLLLLSLIAVWAFPESAAIVFVASASIALQQLAELARAVAISQRRYATASVHSILENVVWLGAIGILVFAGWPLEGALLVGMVWLVASAAIGAVLVKRQHIGVERPDASVMRALLVELRPFAALDVLTTATARVDVLIVGLLAPGGIAAAGGYFAAARLVAAAEFLPEAIGRTLLPEMISRRESATEHLERTVMMLVAIAIPFPALAIAGGDAVMGELFGSEYARLGWLLALLCLALPFRFPSSALGVCLTSLGAQGRRAIVIASALGVTIAIDFALIPAIGIAGAGIASIVSSALVLLVYWLEVKRRISESRLARASSMPLMAGVVAAVAAVLFPAMVPTLGPVAGAIVFLFVYATLVALGAARRARHRGAG; from the coding sequence ATGATACGGGGCACGACCCTCCTGCTCGCAGCCCGGATTGTGTCGGCGATTTCGACGCTCGCCCTGTTGGCCCTCGTCGCGCGGAGGTTCGACTCGGCGACATTGGGTGCGCTGTCAATTGGGCTCACGCTGGGGGCGATCGCCATCTCGGCCGTCGAGCTCGGCAGCGGCGGCTTCCTTGTCCGGGAGGGAGCACGCGATCCTGAGGCGCTCCCATCCCGCCTAGGGGCGGTCATCGCTATCAGGGCCGCATCGGTCACCGCAACGCTACTGCTCCTGAGTCTGATCGCAGTCTGGGCCTTTCCGGAGAGCGCGGCCATCGTCTTCGTCGCGAGTGCCTCGATCGCGCTGCAGCAGCTCGCCGAGCTCGCCCGAGCGGTTGCGATCTCACAGCGGCGTTATGCCACAGCGTCCGTCCATTCGATCCTCGAAAACGTCGTGTGGCTTGGAGCCATCGGGATACTGGTGTTCGCCGGCTGGCCACTGGAGGGTGCTTTGCTGGTCGGCATGGTGTGGCTTGTTGCCTCGGCTGCCATCGGCGCGGTTCTGGTGAAACGGCAGCATATTGGCGTGGAGCGACCAGACGCGAGCGTCATGCGAGCCTTGCTGGTGGAACTGCGGCCGTTCGCGGCGCTTGACGTGTTGACAACGGCCACCGCCCGTGTCGACGTCCTCATCGTGGGGCTGCTGGCACCCGGCGGAATTGCGGCTGCAGGAGGCTACTTCGCCGCGGCTCGCCTCGTTGCTGCCGCGGAGTTTCTTCCCGAAGCCATCGGTCGCACCCTGCTGCCAGAGATGATCTCGAGACGCGAGAGCGCGACGGAGCATCTGGAGCGGACGGTCATGATGCTGGTCGCGATCGCCATTCCGTTTCCGGCGCTCGCGATCGCCGGTGGCGACGCGGTGATGGGGGAGCTTTTTGGTAGCGAATACGCGAGGCTCGGATGGCTCCTTGCGCTGCTCTGTCTCGCGCTTCCGTTCCGCTTTCCCTCGTCCGCCCTCGGCGTGTGTCTCACGAGCCTCGGCGCTCAAGGTCGCCGGGCAATCGTGATCGCGTCAGCTCTCGGCGTGACGATCGCCATCGACTTCGCGCTCATCCCCGCGATCGGCATCGCCGGAGCGGGGATCGCCTCGATCGTGAGCAGCGCGCTCGTCCTGCTTGTCTACTGGCTCGAGGTGAAGCGTCGGATCTCCGAGAGTCGCCTCGCGCGCGCATCTTCCATGCCCCTGATGGCAGGCGTCGTGGCCGCCGTCGCTGCAGTGCTGTTCCCTGCGATGGTCCCGACGCTTGGTCCAGTCGCCGGTGCGATCGTCTTCCTCTTCGTCTACGCCACTCTGGTGGCGTTGGGTGCCGCCAGAAGGGCACGTCACCGTGGCGCAGGATGA